The Coffea eugenioides isolate CCC68of chromosome 8, Ceug_1.0, whole genome shotgun sequence genome has a segment encoding these proteins:
- the LOC113779275 gene encoding probable carboxylesterase 17, whose amino-acid sequence MSIVDESPGYMQVLSDGSVKRFAPEAATASTESFNGYKSRDVVIDSSKPTTARIFLPDVSESVAGQLPVLVYFHGGGFCIGSTTWLGYHHFLGDLSAVSKSIVLSVDYRLAPENKLPIAYDDCYSSLEWLSNNASSEPWLEKADLLRVFLSGDSAGGNIVHQVAVKVIKDKVSRVRIKGLIPIHPYFGSEKRTELEMAEESAGHVQSNDMFWRLSLPVGENRDYLGCNFEKTELSGSEWDQFPRVLVFVAGLDFLKERGVMYADFLQKKGVQKVSLIEAEGESHVYHVFHPKSEAATFLQKQMSDFMHSF is encoded by the coding sequence ATGTCTATTGTGGATGAATCACCAGGTTACATGCAAGTTCTTTCTGATGGTTCTGTGAAGCGATTTGCACCAGAAGCTGCTACTGCATCAACTGAATCATTTAATGGATACAAATCCAGGGATGTGGTAATTGACTCATCAAAACCCACCACAGCAAGAATATTTCTTCCTGATGTTTCTGAATCAGTAGCTGGCCAGCTCCCAGTTTTGGTGTACTTTCATGGTGGTGGATTCTGCATTGGCTCAACTACATGGCTGGGGTACCATCATTTCCTGGGAGATCTGTCAGCTGTATCTAAATCAATTGTCCTATCTGTAGACTATCGCCTTGCTCCAGAAAATAAGCTCCCCATAGCTTATGATGATTGTTATAGCTCACTAGAATGGCTAAGCAACAATGCAAGTTCTGAACCATGGCTTGAAAAGGCTGATCTTTTACGTGTTTTTCTCTCCGGTGACAGTGCTGGAGGCAACATAGTCCACCAGGTTGCTGTCAAAGTGATCAAGGACAAAGTTTCTCGTGTCAGAATCAAAGGATTGATCCCAATCCATCCGTACTTTGGGAGCGAAAAGAGGACCGAACTAGAAATGGCTGAAGAATCAGCAGGCCATGTGCAATCAAATGACATGTTCTGGAGACTAAGCTTGCCAGTTGGAGAGAACCGTGACTACCTTGGATGCAACTTTGAGAAAACAGAACTTTCTGGAAGTGAATGGGATCAATTTCCTCGAGTGCTGGTCTTTGTCGCAGGCTTAGACTTTCTGAAAGAAAGGGGAGTCATGTATGCAGATTTTTTGCAGAAGAAAGGTGTTCAAAAAGTGAGCCTGATCGAAGCTGAAGGGGAGTCTCACGTCTATCATGTATTTCATCCCAAATCAGAGGCCGCTACATTCCTTCAGAAGCAAATGAGTGACTTTATGCATAGCTTTTAG
- the LOC113779368 gene encoding uncharacterized protein LOC113779368, which produces MGMRYEYNQNIRCPEFPYCHWRFITTGEEISISLSSSFTTSIAATPCSPQPISCFTSTQKQSSRTNNLCSQKILTGGKFCFLKVKASASKRSIDEPRRKPNSLLCADCNGNGAVPCSQCKGNGVNSADYFNGKFKAGDSCWLCGGKKNMLCGNCNGAGFIGGFMTSSDT; this is translated from the exons ATGGGGATGAGGTATGAATATAATCAAAATATCCGGTGTCCTGAATTTCCCTATTGCCATTGGAGGTTCATAACCACTGGGGAAGAAATATCAATCAGCCTCTCTTCCTCTTTCACCACGTCAATAGCTGCAACCCCCTGTTCTCCTCAACCAATTAGCTGCTTTACATCCACACAAAAGCAAA GTTCTCGTACCAACAATTTATGCAGTCAGAAGATTCTCACAGGAGGCAAATTCTGCTTTCTGAAGGTTAAG GCTTCAGCCTCAAAGCGTTCAATTGATGAACCAAGAAGAAAACCAAATAGTCTATTATGTGCAGACTGTAATGGAAATG GTGCAGTTCCCTGCTCCCAGTGCAAGGGTAATGGGGTGAACTCTGCTGATTATTTCAACGGGAAGTTTAAAGCTGGTGATTCTTGTTGGCTTTGCGG GGGAAAGAAGAATATGCTATGTGGAAATTGCAATGGAGCTGGCTTCATTGGAGGCTTCATGACCTCGTCTGACACTTGA
- the LOC113779369 gene encoding gibberellin 20 oxidase 1-D-like — MEHPLAIAKVRYSNLAMPSADHQFSPSPTKNETKDEQKSLVFDASFLQNQSHIPHEFIWPDHEKPCPEPPPMLHVPCVDLNGFLSADPLAVSTTTQLVRQACLEHGFFLVVNHGVDSQLLKAAHKSMDFFFDKPLEEKQRVQRKLGDHCGYASSFTNRFSSKLPWKETLSFRFCADDQQASNIVESYFLNAMGEDYREFGKVHQKYCEAMSSLSLRVMEILGISLGVGPIHFREFFAGNDSIMRLNYYPPCQKPDLTLGTGPHCDPTSLTILHQDHVGGLEVYVNGKWHSIPPDPEAFVVNIGDTFMALSNGIYKSCLHRAIVNSQTPRKSLAFFLCPKMDKVVSPPKELVSSDYPRMFPDFRWSALLEFTQKHYRADMKTLEAFVKWLSTEGILKIQQLN; from the exons ATGGAACATCCACTGGCAATTGCCAAGGTCAGATATTCTAACTTGGCAATGCCTAGTGCTGATCATCAGTTTTCACCATCTCCAAccaaaaatgaaacaaaagatgaacaaaagtcacttgtcttTGATGCATCTTTTCTCCAAAACCAATCCCATATACCCCACGAGTTCATATGGCCGGACCATGAAAAGCCTTGTCCTGAACCTCCTCCCATGCTTCATGTGCCTTGTGTAGATTTGAATGGCTTCCTCTCAGCGGACCCTCTCGCTGTCTCCACCACAACTCAGCTAGTAAGGCAGGCATGTCTTGAACATGGTTTCTTTCTTGTGGTTAACCATGGGGTCGACTCACAACTCCTAAAAGCAGCCCACAAGAGCATGGATTTCTTCTTTGACAAGCCATTGGAAGAAAAGCAGAGAGTCCAGAGAAAGCTTGGGGACCATTGTGGTTATGCTAGTAGTTTCACTAATAGGTTCTCCTCCAAACTTCCATGGAAAGAAACACTCTCGTTTAGATTTTGTGCTGATGATCAACAGGCCTCAAACATCGTCGAAAGCTACTTCTTGAATGCAATGGGTGAAGATTACAGAGAATTCGG GAAGGTACACCAAAAGTACTGTGAAGCCATGAGCAGTCTCTCTCTTAGAGTTATGGAGATTTTGGGAATTAGTCTTGGAGTAGGACCGATACATTTCAGAGAATTTTTTGCAGGAAATGATTCAATAATGAGATTAAACTACTATCCTCCATGCCAAAAACCTGATCTAACTCTTGGAACGGGCCCTCATTGTGACCCTACATCCTTAACAATTCTTCATCAGGATCATGTTGGGGGCCTTGAAGTGTACGTAAATGGAAAATGGCACTCCATTCCTCCTGACCCTGAAGCTTTTGTTGTCAATATTGGCGACACGTTCATG GCTCTTTCAAATGGCATCTACAAAAGTTGCTTGCATAGAGCTATTGTGAACTCTCAAACTCCGAGAAAATCTCTTGCATTCTTCCTGTGTCCCAAAATGGATAAGGTTGTAAGCCCTCCAAAAGAATTGGTCTCTTCTGATTATCCAAGGATGTTTCCAGATTTTAGATGGTCAGCCCTGCTTGAATTCACTCAGAAACATTACAGAGCTGACATGAAAACTCTGGAAGCTTTTGTGAAATGGCTGAGCACCGAAGGGATTCTCAAGATACAGCAACTTAATTAG